Sequence from the Candidatus Binataceae bacterium genome:
GCGCTCCGAGATGGCGCGCCTCATCGCGGCGAGATCATCAGAGCTCGAAAAATCATTTCGCGGCACGAACATCGCCCGCTACGACAAGTGGGATTTCGAGACTCTGCCAGAGCAACTGCCCGCCACCGCCGAATTTTTCACAAACGTCGGCGATGAGCTGAAAAAGAAAACCGGAGTCATCGATATCGGTTTCGGATGGCCGCTGCGCGAGGCGCTGCGTCTCGATCGTGCGGAGCTGCTCGACGCCTACCGCGAGCTGGAGCCGTTCTATCGCATCCTGCGGTCGGTCGTGCTGTAGCCGCCGCTACGAGACAACGTCGAACTGCACACGCAGTCATCGCGGGTGTCGATCTTGCGGTCGGTACCGTTGAGTCGTTCCAATTGCTTGATAAGCTGATAGTGGCAACTACGCAGCGGTCGCTAACGCGAGGAGCAACGGCAGTGACTGATTGGCGCCATATTTCTGTAAAGCGGATCGCGGGAGCGCTGGGCGCCGAGGTTGAGGGAGCCGATCTGGCAAATCTCACCGATGCGGCATTTGCAGAGATTCACGCCGCATCTCTCGAACACCAGGTGCTGTTCTTTCGTGACCAGGAGATAACCCGGGATCAGCACAAAGCCTTTGGCCGGCGATTCGGTGCGCTGCAGATTCATCCCTTCGAGCAGCCGCTCAAAGCGCAAGGCCATCCGGAATTCGTGGTCTTTCATAGCAGCACCAAGTATCCGTACGTTGCCGAGGCCTGGCACAGTGACGTGACCTTTCTCGAAAAGCCATCGCTGGGCTCGATTCTGCGCTGCGTGGTCGCGCCCCCCTTCGGGGGTGACACGATGTGGACGAGCATGTACGCGGCTTACGAGGCGCTCTCCCACAAGATGCAGCGCTTCCTGTCCGACCTCACCGCGATTCACAACATGATGCGGGTTTTCTCAATGGTCGAGTATCGAAACGAAGGGATCACGTCCGAAGAGACGGCGGCGCTGCGAAGATCCTCCGCGGAGCATCCCGTTGTCCGCACTCATCCCGAAACAGGGCGCAAGGGACTGTTCGTCAACTCGCACTTCACGGCTTCGATCAAAGGAATGAAGGCCTCGGAGAGCACGATGCTCTTGAGTTTCCTTTACCGCCATATAGAGACGCCGGATTTCAACTGTCGCTTCCGCTGGCGCGCCAACTCGGTCGCGATGTGGGACAACCGATGCACGCAGCATCGCGCGGTTGCCGACAATCCGGCGGTTGAACGATATCTCGAAAGAGTCACGATCGAAGGCGACCGGCCCTTCTGAGCGCGCCAACACAAGTGGATTCGACTTGGCCGATGGCGTTAAGATAGCCCGCGATGGATCCGAAAGAGATCGAGCAGATGATCGCGACGGCGTTGCCCGGCTCGCAGGTCGAGGTGAAGGACTACACCGGCGGCGGCGATCATTTCGAGGCGCTGGTCGTGAGCCCCGCGTTCGAGGGCAAGACCCTCGTCGAGCGTCATCAGATGATCTATGGTGCGCTCGGCGACGCGATGCGCGTGCGGGTTCATGCGCTCACGCTGAAGACGCTCACGCCAGCACAATACGAAACCCGGAGGTAGGGCCACGATGGCTGATATCAACCAACAGATCGACCAGGCGGTTCGCAAGAACAAGATCATGATCTTCATGAAGGGCACGCGGAACTTTCCGCAGTGCGGATTCTCGGCCGCCACCGTCCAGGTATTCGAGAACCTCGGCGTGCCGTTCGAGACTGCCGACGTGCTCGCCGACCAGGAGTTGCGCGAGGGCGTCAAGCAATACAGCAACTGGCCGACGATTCCGCAGGTCTTCATCGACGGCAAGTTCGTCGGCGGCTGCGACATCATCCGCGAGCTCTACGAGACCGGCGAGCTGGAGACGATGGTGAAGGCCGCAGTCGGCACCAGCGCGCCGCAGTAACCGAACCGCGCGGTCATCAAGTATTCAAAGGGCGTGGCGATACGCGTCGGCGTGTCGCGACGCCTTTTCACTTCGAGCGTTCGATTCTGCGGAGCAAGCCCTGAATGAACTTGGTCAGGGCGGGATCGGACGTGAGTCGTGCTGACTCCTTAAGGCGTTTCACAGCCTCCTGCGGATTGCCGGTCTTATAAAGGCTGCTGGCCAGCCATGCGAGCGCCCGCGCGCGTCGCTCGCCTTTCAGGCCCGCGCGCAGCGCCGAGCGGTAGTGCGGGATCGCCTGGGCCTCGCGCGAATTGTTGTCGTGAAATAGCGCAAGCTGGAAATGGGCCTCGGCGCGATCCTCCCGCGAGCGTGCCTGCGCAAGCTGCGCGTCGAGCGCATTCAAATTCCGCCGCGTTTTCCCTGCCCGCAACTTGGTGTCCTTGGTGCCTTTGTGGTGAGTCTTCTTCCGGGTTTTCGATTGACCCTCGACCAGCGGCCTAGTAGTCGTCTCATATTCCCGCGCGGAGGTAATTGTCATGCTAACCGAACAGGAAAAGAGTTTTCTCGACGCACTCGCGAAAGCGCCGGTTCCCGGCAGTATCGCCGACCTGCGCAAGATGATGGAAAGCTTCGCGCCGATGATGAATCAGAATCCGCCCGAGGTTGGCGCTTTCCATGAGGACGTGGAGCTGCGGCCGGGACTGCGCGCTGATATCGCCGTGCCGAAAGGCGCGGGACCTCATCCGGTGGTCGTCTATCTGCACGGCGGCGGATGGGTTGCGGGCAGCCCCAAGTCGCATCGCAAGCTCGGGATGCAATTCGCAGACGCCGGCTATCTCACGATCAACGTCGATTACCGCCTCGCGCCAGAGCATCCGTTTCCCGCCGGCCTCGACGATTGTGTTTTCGCGATCAAGTGGGCCGGACAGAACGCGGCGAAATATCATGGGGATTCAAATCGGATCGCAGTCGGCGGCGATTCCGCCGGCGGCAATCTCACGGCCGCATCGGTTACGTCACTCGCGGCTGAGAATTACAGCGGTCCCAAGCCGCGCGCGGCGCTTTTGATTTATGGACTTTTCGATTTTCCGGCGCAGCTCAAGGCTTCGGGCGGCAATGCGATGATCACGGAGATGACGAAGGCATACGCGGGCAGCGCCTATCCCGACATTCTCAAGGATCCGCGCGTGAGCCCGATCTTCGCCGTCAAGCCGGGCGCGCTGCCGCCATCGTTTGTCGTATGCGGCACGGCAGACACGCTGGTCAGCGATTCGCGCACGATGGCCGAGGCGCTGAAGCGCGCCGATATCCGTCACGAGGTACATATCTACGACGACATCCCGCACGGCTTCCTGCAGATGGACAATCTGTCAGCGTGTCGGGACGCATTCGGCAAGATGGTGGATTTCCTGAAACGAACGATCTGACAGCCGCATCAGGTCAAAGCGAAAAACGCGAGGGCGGCCATCAAGCCGCCCTCTGCTTTTTCACGGGCAGCAAAATGAGCGAGTGGTTCGATGACGACAGCTTCTGGCAGAACTTCGAGGGCTGGATGTTCTCGCCGGAGCGGATTGCTGATGCGCGCGCCGAAGTGGAGCGGATGGTCGCGCTGCTCGGAATCGCGGGCGGGGCGCGCGTGCTCGATTTGTGCTGCGGCGTCGGCAGGCATTCGCTGGAATTCGCACGGCGCGGCTTTCTCGTCACGGGAGTCGATCGAACGCGCTCCTATCTCGAGAAGGCGCGCACTGCGGCTGCAAAGGAAAAGCTGGTGATCGAGTTCGTCGAGTCCGACATGCGCGAGTTCGCGCGGCCCGACACCTTCGATGGCGCGATCAACTTTTTCACCGCGTTCGGCTACTTCGACGATCCGGATGACGAACTGAAAGTCGCGCGCAACCTGTGCGCTTCGCTAAACCCGGGCGGGCGTTTACTCATCGATCTCGTCGGCAAGGAGATCATCGCGCGTGATTTCCGGCCGCGCGACTTCAATCGGCGCGGCGACGTGATCATGCTCGAAGAGCGGCGCCTGCTCGATGGATGGAAACGTCTCGATTGCAAATGGACCTTGATTCGCGGCGACGAGCGCCACGAATCGACGCTGAGCCTGCGTCTCTATTCAGGCGCTGAGGTGGAAACGCTGCTGCGCAGCGCCGGGTTTACGAAAGTTGAGCTGTACGGCGGACTAAGCGCGAAACCCTATGATCAGAGCGCGCAAAGGTTGATCGCTGTCGCTACGAAATGATCGTTAGATGATCCGCGTGGCCGGCGGCGGGCCGCCCCACCATCGGATACGCCCGGTATCGACGTGGACGAAGTCGCTCTTCGGGTAGTAGCCGACGCCTCCACTGTGGAGTGACAGCGCTGCCGCGCGGAGAGTCTCGAGGCTGCGGCCTTCGATGCAGATATCGATGGCGCGGCCTTCGATATGCAGGCTGTGCACCGCGACGCCTTCGCTGTTCGCATGAAGCATCGCATTGGTCTTGGGCGAGCGGTATCCCGAAATGATCTGGAACGGCTGCGAGGTGCCGAGCTTCTGATGGAGCCGCACCAGCAGGTCGAGCAGGTTGCGGTCGATGGGCTTGATCTCGTTGGCGCGGAAATCGCGCAGGATATAGTCGATGCGCGAAAGCTCCTCGGGGAAGTAGGAGCCGTCAGCCCAGTAGGTCGTCGAGAGATTCTCGCCGGTGTGGAGGTTGTGGAAGCTGAGCACGCGGCGCCGCGCCATCACGCGAATTCCCGCCATCGCCACGGCAGGCACCGCAAGCTGGGCGGCCGCAATCGCGCCCATCCTGAGAAAGCTCCGCCGCGTTACGATCGATCCTTTCCCCGCTTCGGTCTCGTGATTCATCGAGGCCTCCCCAAACCGTGACGTAATGACTCTCCACGAAAACGCGATCAGGATCAATCCCTGAACACTTATCGGTCAGGTGTCAGTTAGGCGTAGGAGGGCGTTAGATAGCTTCTGCCGCAGCAATCAGCTTTTCCAGGGATTACCCCAGCGATCGTGAATTGCAACGTCGGTCAGGGGCTTTCTGCGCACCAGACCGAAATTGCCGATCGGATATCCAATCGGCATCAGCGCGTACGTGTGCACGTCATCCGGGATACCAACCGCTGCCTTAATCTCGTCCTCGCACAGCAGGTGATTCGTCGTCAGCACCGTGCCGAGGCCAAGCGCGCGGCAGGCGAGGATGATGTTCTGCACCGCGGGATAGATGCTCGCGAGCGTCGTGCAGACGGCCATCCGGGCCCCGGGTTCGCCGAGATTGCCAAACCCCGGCCGCGGAGCGCGATTGCGGCCGCATACGAGGAGCAGGACTGGCGCCTCGTGCATATGCTCGTGCAGATAGAAGCCGGAGCTCTTCAGATGACGCTCTTCCGATTCGGTCATGTGCGCGGGCCGCGGACGATTCTCATAGTAAGGACGGATGCTGAGCGAGGCCTTAGCGTACGCGGCTCCGACGCGGCGGCGTTGCTCGGGGTCGGTGATCACGACGAAGTACCAATCCTGAGCATTGCCGCCGGATGGCGCGCAGACCGCGGCCTCCAGGACGTGGTCGATGAGCTCTGCGGGGACAGGGTCGGGCTTGAATCTTCGTAGCGCGCGGGCCGTGTGAATCGCCTCGAAGACTCCCAGCTCAGCCATCCTTGCCGCCTTTCTTGAGCGCCTGCTCGACGCCGGCCATCCGCTTGGGCAGGCCCTTGCCTTCCAGCTTGGCCTGCATATAGCCGGAGAGACCCAGCACCATGTGATGCGAATGGGCGTTGCGCACGAAGTTGGAGTAGCCCATCTCGTCCTGCGCCGAGTTGATCGCCCACTTCAGCATGCGGAGCGTCATGCGATCGGATTCCGCGATGCGAGTCGCCAGCGCCGTCGTTTCGGCCTCGAGCTGTGCGCGCGGCACGACGATGTTGACGAAGCCCAGCTCGCACGCCTCGTTGGCGTCGACGAAGCGGCTCTGGAACAGGATCTCCTTGGCCTTGCGCACTGGGATGTCGTAGGGCACGGAGAAGTATTGCAGCAGCGAGGGCAGGAACTTCGCATCATCGGCAGCGACGATCAGATCCATCGCGGCCGCGAACATCCATCCGCCGAAGATACAGAAGCCCTGGACCTGGGCGATCGTCGGCTTGCTGAGGTTGCGCCACCGCAGCGTGTTGTCGAGGAACATATAGCGCGAGCGCTTGTACTCGCCGCGCACGCCTTTGCCGAACGGGCGCGCCTCCCAGTCGGCTTTCTCTTCCGGCGTGCCCAGATCGTGACCCGATGAAAAATGATCGCCCGCGCCGGCGAGGATGATCACGCGGATATCGTCGTCGGCGTCGGCATCGGCAAACGCGCGATCCATCTCCTCGAGCAGCACGCGCGATTGCGCGTTGCGATATTGCGGGCGGTTGAGGGTGACCTTGGCGACGCGATCACTCTTGTCGTAGAGAATCTTCTTGAATTCCATCGTTACCCCCGACGCGTAAAGTTCGGCCGAAACCCCTTCCACTCTATCGCAGCCTTGGCTAGGTTCAATTCCGAATTCCCTTCAGGCGGTAAGTTTTATGGCGCTGTGGAAACCGGATCAGACGTTCTATCCTTCGCCGCGGATGGCGATGAACGCGCCGCGCGAGAAGCTCGCGTACATGGTGACGTTCAATCCCAAACACGACAGCAGCCGGCACGATGCCTTGTGCGTGCTCGATCTCGATCCCGAATCGAAGACCTATGCGCAAATCGTCGGACGCGCCGAGGTTCCCGGCGTCGGCGACGAACTGCATCATTTCGGTTGGAACGCGTGCAGCGCTGCGCTCTGCCCCTACGCGCCTCATCCGCATATCGAGCGCCGTTACCTGCTGGTGCCGGGTCTACGCTCGTCGCGAATTTATATTTTCGATACCAAGCCCGAGCCGCGAAATCCCAAGCTGATCAAGA
This genomic interval carries:
- a CDS encoding DUF882 domain-containing protein; this translates as MNHETEAGKGSIVTRRSFLRMGAIAAAQLAVPAVAMAGIRVMARRRVLSFHNLHTGENLSTTYWADGSYFPEELSRIDYILRDFRANEIKPIDRNLLDLLVRLHQKLGTSQPFQIISGYRSPKTNAMLHANSEGVAVHSLHIEGRAIDICIEGRSLETLRAAALSLHSGGVGYYPKSDFVHVDTGRIRWWGGPPPATRII
- a CDS encoding TauD/TfdA family dioxygenase — encoded protein: MTDWRHISVKRIAGALGAEVEGADLANLTDAAFAEIHAASLEHQVLFFRDQEITRDQHKAFGRRFGALQIHPFEQPLKAQGHPEFVVFHSSTKYPYVAEAWHSDVTFLEKPSLGSILRCVVAPPFGGDTMWTSMYAAYEALSHKMQRFLSDLTAIHNMMRVFSMVEYRNEGITSEETAALRRSSAEHPVVRTHPETGRKGLFVNSHFTASIKGMKASESTMLLSFLYRHIETPDFNCRFRWRANSVAMWDNRCTQHRAVADNPAVERYLERVTIEGDRPF
- a CDS encoding BolA/IbaG family iron-sulfur metabolism protein gives rise to the protein MDPKEIEQMIATALPGSQVEVKDYTGGGDHFEALVVSPAFEGKTLVERHQMIYGALGDAMRVRVHALTLKTLTPAQYETRR
- a CDS encoding tetratricopeptide repeat protein → MNALDAQLAQARSREDRAEAHFQLALFHDNNSREAQAIPHYRSALRAGLKGERRARALAWLASSLYKTGNPQEAVKRLKESARLTSDPALTKFIQGLLRRIERSK
- a CDS encoding alpha/beta hydrolase encodes the protein MLTEQEKSFLDALAKAPVPGSIADLRKMMESFAPMMNQNPPEVGAFHEDVELRPGLRADIAVPKGAGPHPVVVYLHGGGWVAGSPKSHRKLGMQFADAGYLTINVDYRLAPEHPFPAGLDDCVFAIKWAGQNAAKYHGDSNRIAVGGDSAGGNLTAASVTSLAAENYSGPKPRAALLIYGLFDFPAQLKASGGNAMITEMTKAYAGSAYPDILKDPRVSPIFAVKPGALPPSFVVCGTADTLVSDSRTMAEALKRADIRHEVHIYDDIPHGFLQMDNLSACRDAFGKMVDFLKRTI
- a CDS encoding enoyl-CoA hydratase-related protein is translated as MEFKKILYDKSDRVAKVTLNRPQYRNAQSRVLLEEMDRAFADADADDDIRVIILAGAGDHFSSGHDLGTPEEKADWEARPFGKGVRGEYKRSRYMFLDNTLRWRNLSKPTIAQVQGFCIFGGWMFAAAMDLIVAADDAKFLPSLLQYFSVPYDIPVRKAKEILFQSRFVDANEACELGFVNIVVPRAQLEAETTALATRIAESDRMTLRMLKWAINSAQDEMGYSNFVRNAHSHHMVLGLSGYMQAKLEGKGLPKRMAGVEQALKKGGKDG
- a CDS encoding nitroreductase family protein; translated protein: MAELGVFEAIHTARALRRFKPDPVPAELIDHVLEAAVCAPSGGNAQDWYFVVITDPEQRRRVGAAYAKASLSIRPYYENRPRPAHMTESEERHLKSSGFYLHEHMHEAPVLLLVCGRNRAPRPGFGNLGEPGARMAVCTTLASIYPAVQNIILACRALGLGTVLTTNHLLCEDEIKAAVGIPDDVHTYALMPIGYPIGNFGLVRRKPLTDVAIHDRWGNPWKS
- the grxD gene encoding Grx4 family monothiol glutaredoxin, producing the protein MADINQQIDQAVRKNKIMIFMKGTRNFPQCGFSAATVQVFENLGVPFETADVLADQELREGVKQYSNWPTIPQVFIDGKFVGGCDIIRELYETGELETMVKAAVGTSAPQ
- a CDS encoding class I SAM-dependent methyltransferase, translated to MSEWFDDDSFWQNFEGWMFSPERIADARAEVERMVALLGIAGGARVLDLCCGVGRHSLEFARRGFLVTGVDRTRSYLEKARTAAAKEKLVIEFVESDMREFARPDTFDGAINFFTAFGYFDDPDDELKVARNLCASLNPGGRLLIDLVGKEIIARDFRPRDFNRRGDVIMLEERRLLDGWKRLDCKWTLIRGDERHESTLSLRLYSGAEVETLLRSAGFTKVELYGGLSAKPYDQSAQRLIAVATK